The Nonlabens spongiae genome contains a region encoding:
- a CDS encoding MerR family transcriptional regulator, whose amino-acid sequence MHVDLPEKLYYSMGEVTKAFKVNASLIRFWEKEFDVLQPKKNTRGNRKFRKEDIKNIQTIYHLTKEKGFTLEGAKEYMKSHKNELDTFDIIEKLEFVKAELLKIKKNL is encoded by the coding sequence ATGCATGTAGACCTACCAGAAAAACTGTATTATTCCATGGGGGAAGTCACTAAGGCGTTCAAAGTAAATGCATCATTGATACGCTTTTGGGAAAAGGAATTTGATGTTCTTCAACCCAAGAAAAACACTAGGGGAAACAGGAAGTTTAGAAAAGAAGATATCAAAAATATCCAGACAATCTATCATCTTACCAAAGAGAAGGGCTTCACCCTGGAAGGGGCTAAAGAATACATGAAATCGCACAAGAATGAGCTGGATACCTTTGATATCATTGAAAAGCTAGAATTTGTAAAGGCAGAATTACTCAAGATCAAGAAAAACCTTTAA
- a CDS encoding sugar transferase — MATSIHFEISERKIFLRIIDVFVVLAGLHCTGLLFNFDYFLINEQHWLWSLILAFYLLLFATIFELYNLNRASRINATLRSIFSTTAMTSLVYLLTPFFTPQLPQNRLQILYFTITIAIALIIWRALYIKLFASSRFNKNILLVGNRVEAERMTASLKQVDPHFNVIGFINTDLKVRIPNEKGLRELHPKMAQRILVRNGIKEIIVGADTDDFNKDLYDWLLSCMEKGYHVRDYIMVYEDMTDSVPLEVIGRDFYRHFPFSRSNQNQLYRLYHRVFDIIASLIGLTIGLVFLPLILIGNLIGNRGPLFYFQERLGKNRKPFKIIKYRSMVTNAEAQGAQFAQKNDARITAFGKFLRKSRLDEFPQFINILKGEMSIIGPRPERPMFTQQLAEKIPYYETRTMVKPGLTGWAQVRGKYGETDDDHREKLRYDLYYIKKRSVSLDLRIIVKTLSTIVFFKGQ; from the coding sequence TTGGCCACCTCTATACATTTTGAGATCTCAGAACGTAAGATATTCTTGCGCATTATAGATGTGTTTGTCGTACTTGCAGGTCTTCATTGCACGGGTCTTCTTTTTAATTTTGATTATTTTCTTATCAACGAGCAACACTGGCTGTGGTCATTGATCTTGGCATTTTACCTTCTATTGTTCGCTACCATCTTTGAGTTATATAACTTGAATAGAGCGAGTAGGATTAATGCTACCTTACGATCTATTTTTTCAACAACGGCCATGACCTCTCTGGTGTATCTTCTTACACCTTTCTTTACACCTCAATTACCACAGAATAGGCTACAAATATTATACTTTACCATTACGATAGCCATTGCATTAATTATCTGGAGAGCGCTTTACATTAAGCTATTTGCAAGTTCTAGGTTTAATAAGAATATTCTTTTAGTCGGTAACAGAGTAGAGGCAGAACGTATGACTGCTAGCTTGAAGCAGGTTGATCCACACTTTAATGTTATAGGTTTTATTAATACAGATCTTAAAGTTCGGATTCCAAATGAAAAAGGGCTAAGAGAGTTACATCCTAAAATGGCTCAAAGAATCCTTGTTCGCAATGGGATAAAAGAAATCATCGTAGGAGCTGATACTGACGACTTCAATAAAGATCTGTACGACTGGCTCCTCAGCTGCATGGAAAAGGGTTACCACGTTCGTGACTATATCATGGTTTATGAGGATATGACTGATAGTGTACCCTTAGAGGTCATTGGTCGCGATTTCTACCGTCACTTTCCTTTCTCACGTAGTAATCAAAATCAACTATATCGACTCTATCATCGTGTCTTTGATATTATCGCGTCACTCATAGGACTCACAATCGGTCTTGTATTCCTACCCTTGATATTGATAGGTAATTTAATAGGTAATAGAGGGCCATTATTTTATTTTCAAGAACGTCTCGGTAAGAACAGAAAGCCTTTCAAAATTATTAAGTATCGCAGCATGGTCACTAATGCTGAGGCACAAGGTGCACAGTTTGCCCAAAAAAATGATGCTCGGATTACAGCTTTCGGTAAGTTTCTAAGAAAATCACGGCTCGATGAGTTCCCTCAATTCATCAACATTCTTAAAGGAGAAATGAGTATCATAGGACCTCGTCCTGAGCGTCCCATGTTCACGCAACAACTCGCTGAAAAAATCCCTTATTACGAGACCAGAACCATGGTAAAACCTGGACTTACAGGCTGGGCTCAAGTAAGAGGTAAGTACGGTGAAACAGACGACGATCACCGTGAAAAACTGCGTTATGACCTTTATTATATCAAAAAGCGAAGTGTCTCCCTAGATCTCAGGATCATTGTTAAAACGCTGAGCACTATTGTCTTTTTCAAAGGACAGTAG